One stretch of Pseudomonas azotoformans DNA includes these proteins:
- a CDS encoding non-ribosomal peptide synthetase yields MLSNPNIDLVSRFLRLPLEQRQQFYQRLQSRGMSFAQLPIASIREDGQHLPLSYAQERQWFLWQLDPDSDAYHVPGALRLSGQLDKAALQRSFDTLVARHASLRTRLHLDAEQRAQEVLEHGVIEIAEHAVDETQLKAWVEAEMARPFDLQHGPLLRVSLLAVSEEEHVLVLVQHHIVSDGWSMGVMVQELMQLYAAYSQGQDCALAPLPIQYADYALWQRSWMEAGEKARQLEYWRELLSGMQPVLELPFDQPRPAQQSFRGARQDITLEPALVAGLKALAQREGVTMFMLLLASFQAFLYRYSGQPDIRVGVPIANRNRVETESLIGFFVNTQVLKADLDGQMSFAQLLQHTKRRALEAQAHQDLPFEQLVEALQPERSLSHNPLFQVMFNHQAHSPAVAQQLPGLRVANLEWDSHSAQFDLSLDTQESGDGIWASLTYATDLFGAATVARMAEHWLSLLRAAVADTALPLQDLATLDTQEREQILVKWNATERDYPQGQWVHQLIEAQALAQPDAPALRFNAIALSYAELNHRANRLAHRLIEAGVGPDVLVGLALERSIEMVVGLLAVLKAGGAYVPLDPEYPRERLAYMLDDSGVKLLLTQAHLREQLPIPEGLETLVLGESACENYSDANPGIALDGENLAYVIYTSGSTGQPKGAGNRHSALLNRLQWMQEAYGLDVSDTVLQKTPFSFDVSVWEFFWPLMTGARLVVAAPGDHRDPAKLINLINQQQVTTLHFVPSMLQAFLQDPAVSTCQSLRRIVCSGEALPVDAQQQVFAKLPQAGLFNLYGPTEAAIDVTHWTCVDEGRDAVPIGRPIANLGCYILDSNFEPVPMGVLGELYLGGIGLARGYHRRPALTAERFVAHPFIKGERLYRTGDLARYRADGVIEYAGRIDHQVKLRGLRIELGEIEARLLEHEWVRETAVLAVEGKYLVGYLVLQSADDDWRDVLATHLGQHLPDYMVPAQWVLLEQMPLSPNGKLDRKALPKPAATQHYEAPQSALEQQIAAIWAEVLGVEQVGLNDNFFERGGDSIISIQVVSRARAAGIHFTAKALFQHQTVRSLARVAQLQTAQVIDQGPVQGATPLLPFQQLFFEMDLPDRHHWNQSLLLTPRQPLRAEPLETALQALTQHHDVLRLSFTPQAEGWTARHDAPAATLLWQASVQDAAELHALCERAQRSLDLQQGPLLRAVLADMADGSQRLLLVMHHLVVDGVSWRVFLEDLQSLYRQQRLPAKTSSFKAWAERLQAHARSEAVAPEKAFWRQQLQGVSTDLPCRDPQGARPGRLAQTVVSQLDGERTRQLLQQAPTAYRTQINDLLLTALARVICQWTGQDSSLIQLEGHGREDLFDDIDLTRTLGWFTSLFPVRLTPADSLATSIKQVKEQLRAVPDKGLGFGALRYLGDDATRQAFSQLPVPRITFNYLGQIDGSFDQPDALFVPAAESTGAEQSPEAPLGNWLTLNGQVYGGELHMGWTFSPLMFEPAQIEALSQAFTRELTALVEHCCTPGNHGVTASDFPLSRLTQPQLESLPLAADAIEDLYTLSPMQQGMLFHTLYEQAAGDYINQIRVTAEGLDVARFQQAWDATVQAHDVLRSGFFWEGQLEWPCQVVYREARLPIEHLDWRAMPERELELHNLQQAQRRQGFDLAKAPLVRLVLVRTDEQRHELIYTNHHILMDGWSNSRLFGEVLQRYAGVAVPPAAGRYRDYIGWLQQRDAAATETFWREQLGTLQAPTRLGSSQPLAADGHGEHQLSLDRAQTERLEAFARHNKVTLNTLIQAAWLILLQRHSGQSVVAFGATVAGRPAELVGVEQQIGLFINTLPVISAVDDQQNVAAWLQAVQAQNLALREHEHTGLYDIQRWAGQGGEALFDNILVFENYPVSKALEQSGGSGIRFGLPESREQTNFPLTVLVDVGDTLSVQFSFARAHFDASTVHTYGRHLVNLLQAMLEGGQQRLGDLAMLDTAERQQVLQDWNATARDYPLQHGVHQLIEEQVARTPDAAALVFAGQRLSYIELNRRANRLAHRLMEAGVGPDVLVGLAVERSIEMVVGLLAVLKAGGAYVPLDPEYPRDRLAYMLDDSGVRLLLTQAHLREQLPIPQGLETLVLGESAFEAYSDANPGITLDGENLAYVIYTSGSTGQPKGAGNRHSALANRLHWMQEAYGLDVSDTVLQKTPFSFDVSVWEFFWPLMTGARLVVAAPGDHRDPAKLINLINQQQVTTLHFVPSMLQAFLQDPAVSTCQSLQRIVCSGEALPVDAQQQVFAKLPQAGLYNLYGPTEAAIDVTHWTCVDEGRDAVPIGRPIANLGCYILDSNFEPVPVGVLGELYLGGVGLARGYHRRPALTAERFVAHPFIKGERLYRTGDLARYREDGVIEYAGRIDHQVKLRGLRIELGEIEARLLEHDWVRETAVLAVDGKYLVGYLVLQDAGDDWRDVLSAHLAQQLPDYMVPAQWMLLEQMPLSPNGKLDRKALPKVDANLQAREYLAPHSELEQQIAAIWAEVLDVERVGLNDNFFELGGHSLLATQVVVRLREQLHAEFDVKSIFTTPTLADFSGYVAARQTNNSPVQDALAKSLEALKRLSAEDLDKLIS; encoded by the coding sequence ATGCTTTCCAACCCTAACATCGATCTGGTTTCGCGCTTTCTTCGCCTGCCTCTGGAACAGCGCCAGCAGTTTTACCAACGCCTGCAAAGCCGGGGCATGAGCTTCGCCCAGCTACCGATTGCCTCGATCCGCGAGGACGGCCAGCACCTGCCGCTGTCCTACGCCCAGGAACGCCAGTGGTTTCTCTGGCAGTTGGACCCGGACAGCGACGCTTACCACGTCCCCGGCGCCCTGCGCCTGAGCGGCCAGCTGGACAAGGCCGCCCTGCAACGCAGTTTCGATACCCTGGTGGCCCGCCACGCAAGCCTACGCACGCGCCTGCACCTGGACGCTGAGCAGCGTGCCCAGGAAGTGCTGGAACATGGGGTGATCGAGATCGCCGAGCATGCCGTCGACGAAACACAGCTCAAGGCATGGGTCGAGGCCGAGATGGCCCGTCCGTTCGACCTGCAGCACGGCCCTTTGCTGCGGGTCAGCTTGCTCGCCGTGAGTGAAGAGGAACACGTGCTGGTGCTGGTGCAGCACCATATCGTCTCCGATGGCTGGTCGATGGGCGTGATGGTGCAGGAGTTGATGCAGCTCTATGCCGCCTACAGCCAGGGCCAGGATTGTGCGTTGGCGCCGTTGCCGATCCAGTACGCCGACTATGCCCTGTGGCAGCGCAGTTGGATGGAGGCGGGGGAGAAGGCCCGGCAACTGGAATATTGGCGCGAATTGCTCAGCGGCATGCAACCGGTACTGGAATTGCCGTTCGACCAGCCGCGTCCGGCGCAACAGAGCTTCCGCGGGGCGCGCCAGGACATCACGCTGGAACCGGCGCTGGTTGCCGGGTTGAAGGCGCTGGCCCAGCGGGAAGGCGTGACGATGTTCATGCTGCTGCTGGCTTCGTTCCAGGCCTTTCTGTACCGCTACAGCGGCCAGCCGGATATTCGCGTCGGTGTGCCGATTGCCAACCGCAACCGCGTCGAGACCGAATCGCTGATCGGCTTCTTCGTCAACACCCAGGTGCTCAAGGCCGACCTCGATGGCCAGATGAGCTTTGCCCAATTGCTGCAACACACCAAGCGCCGTGCGCTGGAAGCCCAGGCCCATCAGGACTTGCCCTTCGAACAGTTGGTGGAAGCGCTGCAACCGGAACGCAGCCTGAGCCATAACCCGTTGTTCCAGGTGATGTTCAACCATCAGGCCCATTCTCCGGCCGTGGCACAGCAGCTACCGGGGCTGCGCGTGGCCAACCTGGAATGGGACAGTCACAGTGCCCAGTTCGACCTGAGCCTGGACACCCAGGAGAGCGGCGACGGGATCTGGGCGTCCCTGACCTACGCCACCGACCTGTTCGGCGCCGCCACCGTAGCGCGTATGGCCGAGCACTGGCTGAGCCTGCTGCGTGCCGCCGTGGCAGACACCGCGTTGCCGTTGCAGGACCTGGCGACCCTCGACACCCAAGAGCGCGAGCAGATCCTCGTCAAGTGGAACGCCACCGAGCGCGACTACCCGCAAGGGCAGTGGGTGCATCAGTTGATCGAAGCCCAGGCGTTGGCCCAGCCGGATGCGCCGGCGTTGCGCTTCAACGCTATCGCCCTGAGTTATGCCGAACTGAACCACCGCGCCAACCGCCTGGCCCATCGCCTGATCGAAGCCGGGGTAGGCCCGGACGTGTTGGTGGGCCTGGCGCTAGAGCGTTCCATTGAAATGGTGGTGGGCCTGCTGGCGGTGCTCAAGGCCGGTGGCGCCTATGTGCCGCTGGACCCTGAGTACCCGCGTGAGCGCCTGGCCTACATGCTGGACGACAGTGGCGTGAAGCTGCTGCTGACCCAGGCGCATTTGCGTGAACAGTTGCCGATTCCCGAGGGGCTGGAAACCCTGGTGCTGGGTGAGTCTGCATGTGAGAACTACAGCGACGCCAACCCAGGCATCGCGCTGGACGGCGAAAACCTCGCCTACGTGATCTACACCTCAGGCTCCACCGGCCAACCGAAAGGGGCGGGTAACCGTCATTCGGCGTTGCTCAACCGCCTGCAATGGATGCAGGAAGCCTATGGGCTGGATGTCAGCGATACGGTGCTGCAAAAGACGCCGTTCAGCTTCGACGTATCGGTGTGGGAATTCTTCTGGCCGCTGATGACCGGTGCGCGCCTGGTGGTGGCAGCGCCTGGGGATCATCGGGATCCGGCCAAGTTGATCAACCTGATCAATCAACAGCAGGTCACTACGCTGCACTTTGTGCCGTCGATGCTGCAGGCGTTCCTGCAGGACCCTGCGGTATCCACCTGCCAAAGCCTGCGGCGTATCGTCTGCAGCGGCGAAGCCTTGCCGGTGGATGCCCAGCAGCAAGTCTTCGCCAAGCTGCCGCAAGCCGGGCTCTTCAACCTGTACGGCCCGACCGAAGCGGCCATCGACGTGACCCACTGGACCTGCGTCGACGAAGGCCGTGACGCCGTACCGATTGGCCGTCCGATTGCCAACCTCGGTTGCTACATCCTCGACAGCAATTTCGAGCCGGTGCCTATGGGTGTGCTGGGCGAGTTGTACCTGGGCGGCATCGGTCTGGCGCGTGGTTACCACCGCCGTCCAGCACTCACCGCCGAACGTTTTGTCGCCCATCCCTTCATCAAGGGTGAACGCCTGTACCGCACCGGTGACCTGGCGCGCTATCGCGCAGACGGCGTGATCGAATACGCCGGGCGCATCGACCATCAGGTCAAACTGCGCGGCCTGCGTATCGAACTGGGTGAAATCGAAGCGCGCCTGCTGGAACACGAATGGGTCCGCGAAACCGCTGTGCTGGCGGTGGAGGGCAAATACCTGGTGGGCTATCTGGTGCTGCAAAGCGCCGACGATGACTGGCGCGATGTGCTGGCCACCCACTTGGGCCAGCACCTGCCGGACTACATGGTCCCGGCCCAATGGGTGCTGCTGGAACAGATGCCGCTGAGCCCCAACGGCAAGCTGGACCGCAAGGCCCTGCCCAAGCCCGCAGCCACCCAGCACTACGAAGCGCCGCAGAGTGCGCTGGAGCAGCAGATCGCTGCCATCTGGGCCGAGGTGCTCGGCGTCGAACAAGTCGGCTTGAACGACAACTTCTTTGAGCGCGGCGGTGACTCGATCATCTCCATTCAAGTGGTCAGCCGCGCCCGTGCCGCCGGTATCCACTTCACTGCCAAGGCGCTGTTCCAGCACCAGACGGTGCGCAGCCTGGCCCGCGTGGCGCAATTACAGACCGCGCAAGTAATCGACCAGGGCCCGGTGCAGGGCGCGACGCCGTTGCTGCCGTTCCAGCAACTGTTCTTCGAGATGGACTTGCCGGACCGCCATCACTGGAACCAGTCCTTGCTGCTGACGCCGCGCCAGCCGCTGCGTGCCGAGCCACTGGAGACGGCGTTGCAGGCACTCACCCAGCACCACGATGTGCTGCGCCTGAGCTTCACCCCACAGGCCGAAGGCTGGACCGCACGCCACGACGCGCCAGCTGCCACGCTGCTTTGGCAGGCCAGCGTGCAGGACGCGGCCGAACTGCATGCCCTGTGCGAACGCGCCCAGCGCAGCCTCGACCTGCAACAAGGCCCGTTGCTGCGTGCGGTGCTTGCTGACATGGCCGACGGTTCCCAGCGCCTGTTGCTGGTCATGCATCATCTGGTAGTGGACGGCGTGTCCTGGCGGGTATTCCTTGAAGACCTGCAAAGCCTGTATCGGCAACAGCGCTTGCCGGCCAAGACTTCGTCGTTCAAAGCCTGGGCCGAGCGTTTGCAGGCCCATGCCCGCAGCGAAGCGGTCGCGCCGGAAAAAGCCTTCTGGCGGCAACAGCTCCAGGGCGTGTCGACCGACTTGCCCTGCCGCGATCCGCAGGGCGCACGTCCCGGGCGCCTGGCCCAGACCGTGGTCAGCCAACTGGATGGCGAGCGCACCCGGCAACTGCTGCAACAGGCGCCCACGGCCTACCGCACCCAAATCAACGACCTGCTGCTGACCGCCCTGGCACGCGTCATCTGCCAGTGGACCGGGCAGGATTCCAGCCTGATCCAACTGGAAGGCCATGGCCGCGAAGACCTGTTCGACGACATCGACCTGACTCGCACCCTGGGCTGGTTCACCAGCCTGTTCCCGGTGCGCCTGACCCCGGCCGACTCCCTGGCGACCTCGATCAAGCAGGTCAAGGAACAACTGCGCGCCGTGCCGGACAAGGGCCTGGGCTTCGGTGCGCTGCGCTACCTGGGCGACGACGCTACACGCCAGGCGTTCAGCCAGTTGCCGGTGCCGCGCATTACCTTCAACTACCTGGGCCAGATCGATGGCAGCTTCGATCAGCCGGACGCTTTGTTCGTACCGGCGGCGGAGAGCACCGGTGCCGAGCAGAGCCCGGAGGCGCCGCTGGGTAACTGGTTGACGTTGAACGGCCAGGTGTATGGCGGCGAGCTGCACATGGGCTGGACTTTCAGCCCGTTGATGTTCGAGCCTGCGCAGATCGAAGCCTTGAGCCAGGCGTTTACACGTGAACTGACTGCATTGGTCGAGCATTGCTGCACGCCTGGCAACCACGGTGTGACCGCCTCTGACTTCCCGTTGTCGCGCCTCACCCAGCCGCAGCTGGAATCCCTGCCGCTGGCCGCCGATGCCATCGAAGACCTCTACACCCTGTCGCCCATGCAGCAGGGCATGCTGTTCCACACGCTCTACGAGCAAGCAGCCGGCGACTACATCAACCAGATCCGCGTGACCGCCGAGGGCCTGGACGTGGCGCGGTTCCAGCAGGCCTGGGACGCCACGGTGCAAGCCCATGATGTGTTGCGCAGCGGCTTTTTCTGGGAAGGCCAGCTGGAATGGCCGTGCCAGGTGGTGTACCGCGAAGCCCGACTGCCGATTGAACACCTCGACTGGCGCGCCATGCCGGAGCGCGAACTGGAATTGCACAACCTGCAGCAAGCCCAACGCCGCCAGGGCTTTGACCTGGCCAAGGCGCCGCTGGTGCGCCTGGTACTGGTACGCACCGATGAGCAACGTCACGAGCTGATCTATACGAACCATCACATCCTGATGGATGGTTGGAGCAATTCGCGCCTGTTCGGCGAAGTGCTGCAACGCTACGCTGGCGTGGCGGTGCCGCCAGCGGCGGGGCGCTATCGCGACTACATCGGCTGGTTGCAGCAACGTGATGCCGCTGCCACCGAAACCTTCTGGCGCGAACAGTTGGGCACTCTGCAAGCACCCACCCGCCTGGGCAGCAGCCAGCCGCTGGCGGCAGACGGGCATGGCGAGCATCAACTGAGCCTGGATCGCGCTCAGACTGAACGCCTCGAGGCCTTTGCACGCCACAACAAAGTGACGCTCAACACACTGATCCAGGCCGCATGGCTGATCCTGTTGCAGCGCCATAGCGGGCAGTCGGTGGTGGCCTTCGGCGCCACGGTGGCCGGGCGCCCGGCGGAGCTTGTGGGGGTGGAGCAGCAGATCGGGCTGTTCATCAACACCTTGCCGGTGATCAGTGCAGTGGATGATCAGCAGAACGTGGCGGCCTGGTTGCAGGCCGTGCAGGCGCAGAACCTGGCCCTGCGCGAGCATGAACACACCGGGCTGTACGACATCCAGCGCTGGGCCGGGCAGGGCGGTGAAGCGTTGTTCGACAATATCCTGGTGTTCGAGAACTACCCGGTGTCCAAGGCCCTGGAACAAAGCGGTGGCAGCGGAATCCGTTTTGGCCTGCCGGAATCCCGCGAACAGACCAACTTCCCGCTGACGGTGCTGGTGGATGTCGGCGATACGTTGTCGGTGCAGTTCAGCTTTGCGCGTGCGCATTTCGATGCAAGCACGGTGCACACCTATGGGCGTCACCTGGTCAATCTGCTGCAAGCCATGCTTGAGGGTGGCCAGCAACGTCTGGGCGACCTGGCGATGCTCGATACGGCGGAACGTCAGCAGGTGCTTCAGGATTGGAACGCCACGGCGCGGGACTACCCGTTGCAGCACGGCGTACATCAACTGATCGAAGAACAGGTGGCGCGCACGCCGGACGCTGCGGCGCTGGTGTTTGCCGGGCAGCGCTTGAGCTATATCGAACTGAACCGTCGCGCCAACCGCCTGGCCCATCGCCTGATGGAAGCCGGGGTCGGCCCGGACGTGCTGGTGGGCCTGGCCGTGGAGCGCTCCATTGAAATGGTGGTGGGCCTGCTGGCGGTGCTCAAGGCCGGTGGCGCCTATGTGCCGCTGGACCCGGAATACCCGCGTGATCGGCTGGCCTATATGCTGGACGACAGTGGCGTGAGGCTGCTGCTGACCCAGGCGCATTTGCGTGAACAGTTGCCGATTCCTCAGGGATTGGAAACCCTTGTGCTGGGTGAGTCGGCCTTTGAAGCCTACAGCGACGCCAACCCAGGCATCACGCTGGACGGCGAAAACCTCGCCTACGTGATCTACACCTCGGGCTCCACCGGCCAACCCAAAGGCGCCGGTAACCGGCATTCAGCCCTGGCCAACCGTCTGCACTGGATGCAGGAAGCCTACGGCCTGGACGTCAGCGACACGGTGCTGCAAAAGACGCCGTTCAGCTTCGACGTATCGGTGTGGGAATTCTTCTGGCCGCTGATGACCGGTGCGCGCCTGGTGGTGGCAGCGCCGGGCGATCACCGCGATCCGGCCAAGTTGATCAACCTGATCAATCAACAGCAGGTCACCACGCTGCACTTTGTACCGTCGATGTTGCAGGCGTTCCTGCAGGATCCGGCGGTGTCCACCTGCCAAAGCCTGCAACGCATCGTGTGCAGCGGCGAAGCCTTGCCGGTGGATGCCCAGCAGCAAGTCTTCGCCAAGCTGCCGCAAGCCGGGCTCTACAACCTGTACGGCCCAACTGAAGCGGCCATCGATGTGACCCACTGGACCTGCGTCGATGAAGGCCGTGACGCCGTACCGATTGGCCGTCCGATTGCCAACCTCGGTTGCTACATCCTCGACAGCAACTTCGAACCGGTGCCCGTGGGCGTGCTGGGCGAGCTGTACCTGGGCGGCGTCGGTCTTGCGCGTGGTTACCACCGCCGCCCGGCGCTGACCGCCGAACGTTTTGTCGCCCATCCCTTCATCAAGGGCGAGCGCCTGTACCGCACCGGTGACCTGGCGCGCTACCGCGAAGACGGCGTGATCGAATACGCCGGGCGCATCGACCATCAAGTCAAATTGCGCGGCTTGCGCATCGAGCTGGGTGAGATCGAAGCGCGCCTGCTGGAACACGATTGGGTCCGTGAAACCGCCGTACTGGCGGTGGACGGCAAATACCTGGTGGGCTACCTGGTGTTGCAAGACGCCGGCGATGACTGGCGCGATGTGCTGAGCGCTCACCTGGCACAACAACTGCCGGACTACATGGTCCCGGCCCAGTGGATGTTGCTGGAACAGATGCCGCTGAGCCCCAACGGCAAGCTGGACCGCAAAGCGCTGCCGAAGGTCGACGCCAACCTGCAAGCCCGCGAATACCTGGCCCCGCACAGCGAACTGGAACAACAGATCGCCGCGATCTGGGCCGAGGTGCTGGACGTTGAGCGGGTGGGGCTAAACGACAACTTCTTCGAACTGGGCGGACATTCCCTGCTGGCCACCCAGGTGGTGGTGCGCCTGCGTGAGCAATTGCACGCCGAGTTCGACGTCAAATCGATCTTCACCACCCCGACCCTGGCCGATTTCAGTGGCTATGTGGCGGCCCGGCAGACAAATAATTCGCCGGTGCAGGACGCATTGGCTAAATCCTTGGAGGCCCTCAAACGTCTATCAGCAGAAGATTTGGATAAATTGATTTCCTGA